One Saccharopolyspora erythraea NRRL 2338 genomic region harbors:
- a CDS encoding DedA family protein has protein sequence MTFISDFLAAIAGLPRPLLVLVTGALVLGECTLGLGFLVPGESGLLIASAAVTDLPFFLTLSATVALCAATGDSIGYWLGRRYGFRIRETKAIRRLGQHRWDRASELVRKYGIGAVLVGRFLPFARTMTPAAAGVSGLGYGRFLATSLIGAAAWSFTHVGIGWGAGASAKYIEQVLGRAGGIVLGALVLAGVGVWLWKRSRARKLEAAAQQQPPAEPEDVEAVA, from the coding sequence GTGACCTTCATCAGCGACTTCCTGGCGGCGATCGCCGGGTTGCCACGACCGCTCCTGGTGCTGGTCACCGGTGCCCTGGTGCTCGGCGAGTGCACGCTGGGCCTGGGATTCCTGGTGCCGGGCGAGAGCGGGCTGCTCATCGCCTCGGCCGCGGTGACCGACCTGCCGTTCTTCCTCACCCTGTCGGCGACGGTCGCGCTGTGCGCGGCGACCGGCGACAGCATCGGCTACTGGCTCGGTCGCCGCTACGGCTTCCGCATCCGCGAGACCAAGGCCATCCGCAGGCTCGGGCAGCACCGCTGGGACCGGGCCAGCGAACTGGTCCGCAAGTACGGCATCGGCGCGGTGCTCGTCGGCCGGTTCCTGCCCTTCGCCCGCACCATGACCCCGGCCGCCGCCGGGGTCAGCGGCCTCGGCTACGGGCGCTTCCTGGCCACGTCGCTGATCGGCGCCGCCGCGTGGTCGTTCACGCACGTGGGCATCGGCTGGGGCGCGGGCGCGTCGGCCAAGTACATCGAGCAGGTCCTCGGCCGCGCAGGCGGAATCGTGCTCGGCGCGCTGGTCCTGGCCGGGGTGGGCGTGTGGCTGTGGAAGCGTTCGCGCGCACGCAAGCTCGAGGCCGCCGCCCAGCAGCAGCCGCCGGCCGAACCCGAGGACGTCGAAGCGGTGGCCTGA